One part of the Humulus lupulus chromosome 9, drHumLupu1.1, whole genome shotgun sequence genome encodes these proteins:
- the LOC133801344 gene encoding tropinone reductase homolog At2g29170-like isoform X5, protein MAEAKNYTNEIRWSLEGKTALVTGGSRGIGHAIVEELARFGAIVHTCCRKESELEKCLEEWKKKGFKVTGSVCDVLYRDQREKLVETVSSIFQGKLNILVES, encoded by the exons ATGGCTGAAGCAAAGAACTATACGAATGAAATTAGGTGGAGTCTTGAGGGAAAGACAGCTCTGGTGACCGGTGGATCTCGCGGCATAGG GCATGCCATAGTGGAAGAACTAGCAAGATTTGGAGCCATAGTTCACACGTGTTGTCGCAAGGAAAGTGAGTTGGAGAAGTGTTTGGAAGAGTGGAAAAAGAAGGGTTTCAAAGTAACTGGTTCAGTGTGTGATGTCTTGTACAGAGACCAAAGAGAAAAACTAGTGGAAACTGTGTCTTCTATTTTCCAAGGAAAGCTCAACATTCTT GTGGAGTCTTGA